Proteins from a genomic interval of Bacteroides sp. AN502(2024):
- a CDS encoding TolC family protein, with translation MTCGICFSANAQKRLVLDLNRTIALANDSSLESFRTQNMYLSGYWEYRTYRANRLPSLTVDLTPAQYNRDITKRYDSGANLDVYRTQQSYYAYGGLSVRQNLDLTGGTFYLESSLAYMRNFGDNSATQFTSVPVRIGYSQSLVGYNPFRWERKIEPLKYERVKKEFLYNVEKVSETATNYFFSLAMAQAEYKLAKDNLASTDTLYRIGQQRHRIAAISQADLLTLRLDRVNAQNTLQNKASDLKRAMFSLASFLNLDKNTQIELELPSRPDRIEIPVDEALSWGRSNNPQLLELKQNVLEAERNVDRTKKESRFNASVNASIGFNQVADNFGGVYHKPMQQDLVAVSVSIPIVDWGVRKGKYNMARNNLNVVKISARQNEISIEEEVIMTVSDFNIQQQLIVSAEEALDLAILAYNETKQRFIIGKADINSLTLSLNRQQQAQRNYISALQNYWLNYYKIRRLTLFDFAAKLPLSDRFDFNGGKLVK, from the coding sequence ATGACCTGCGGGATCTGTTTTTCCGCAAATGCCCAGAAGCGTTTGGTACTGGACTTGAATCGGACGATTGCTTTAGCTAATGACAGTTCGCTGGAGTCATTCCGTACGCAGAATATGTATCTGTCCGGTTACTGGGAATACCGGACGTACCGTGCCAACCGTTTGCCCAGTCTGACAGTGGATCTTACTCCGGCTCAATATAACCGGGATATTACGAAACGTTATGATTCGGGGGCCAATCTGGATGTATATCGTACGCAACAGTCTTATTATGCCTATGGCGGATTGAGCGTGAGACAGAATCTTGACCTGACCGGCGGTACGTTCTACTTGGAGTCGAGTCTTGCCTATATGCGTAACTTCGGGGATAACAGCGCGACACAATTCACCAGTGTTCCTGTGCGGATCGGATATTCGCAGAGCTTGGTAGGATACAATCCTTTTAGGTGGGAAAGGAAGATAGAACCATTGAAATACGAACGTGTGAAAAAGGAGTTCCTCTATAATGTGGAGAAAGTATCGGAAACGGCCACCAATTATTTCTTCTCTTTGGCTATGGCACAGGCGGAATATAAACTGGCAAAAGATAACCTGGCTTCCACGGACACGCTTTATCGCATCGGGCAGCAACGTCACCGGATAGCTGCCATTTCACAGGCTGACTTGCTGACATTGAGACTGGATCGTGTGAATGCGCAGAATACATTGCAGAATAAGGCGAGCGACCTGAAACGGGCGATGTTTTCTTTGGCATCTTTCCTTAATCTGGATAAGAATACGCAAATCGAGCTGGAACTTCCTTCCCGTCCGGACAGGATAGAGATTCCGGTGGATGAGGCTTTGAGTTGGGGAAGAAGCAACAATCCTCAACTGCTGGAGCTGAAGCAGAATGTATTGGAGGCGGAACGGAATGTGGACAGGACGAAGAAAGAGTCCCGTTTCAACGCCAGTGTGAATGCGAGCATCGGCTTTAATCAGGTGGCGGATAATTTCGGTGGTGTGTATCATAAACCGATGCAGCAGGACTTGGTGGCGGTTAGTGTCTCTATACCGATAGTGGACTGGGGGGTTCGTAAAGGCAAGTATAATATGGCACGGAATAATCTGAATGTGGTGAAGATTTCGGCACGTCAGAATGAGATAAGTATCGAAGAGGAGGTGATTATGACAGTGAGTGACTTCAATATCCAGCAGCAGCTGATCGTGAGTGCGGAGGAGGCACTGGACCTGGCCATACTTGCGTATAATGAGACAAAGCAGCGTTTTATTATCGGCAAGGCGGATATTAACAGCCTGACTCTTTCATTGAACAGGCAGCAGCAGGCGCAACGGAATTATATTTCCGCTCTGCAGAATTACTGGCTGAATTATTACAAGATACGAAGGCTCACCTTGTTTGATTTCGCTGCCAAACTTCCACTTTCGGACAGATTTGATTTCAATGGTGGAAAATTGGTGAAGTGA
- a CDS encoding DUF1573 domain-containing protein encodes MKNRYLLLMVFLLFLFLGACDRKKYDKDTIALLEEWTDKTIIIPDSIYFYQYKTDVDFNYDYQKAEYKILNFVDSLGCASCDLRLKEWNIFIKEMINPKVDIVPLFVFSPQNVDRMKEIIPLVKRSALFFPIIVDSLNMFDAVNKFPKDNRFHTFLLDENNKVLAIGNPVHNSQVRELYQQLIMGTSLNTVKEQLQTEIDWKQTLMNIGSFAWKESQQGNFVLTNVGNNPLVISNVVTSCNCTKVDYSHSPIFSNESDTLTVIYNAEHPGYFEKTITIYCNAEGSPFKLKIKGEAR; translated from the coding sequence ATGAAAAATAGATATCTGTTATTGATGGTATTTCTCTTGTTCTTATTTCTGGGAGCTTGTGATAGGAAAAAATATGATAAGGATACTATAGCATTGTTGGAGGAGTGGACAGATAAGACTATTATCATTCCGGATTCTATTTATTTTTATCAGTATAAAACAGATGTTGATTTCAATTACGATTATCAAAAGGCTGAATATAAAATTCTGAATTTTGTGGATTCCTTGGGATGTGCAAGTTGTGATTTACGATTGAAAGAATGGAACATTTTTATAAAAGAGATGATAAACCCAAAAGTGGATATTGTCCCCCTATTTGTTTTTAGTCCTCAAAATGTAGATAGAATGAAAGAAATCATTCCATTAGTAAAGAGGAGTGCGTTGTTTTTTCCTATTATAGTAGATTCACTGAACATGTTTGACGCAGTGAACAAGTTTCCGAAAGATAATCGCTTCCATACATTTCTGTTAGACGAAAATAATAAAGTATTAGCAATAGGCAATCCTGTTCATAATAGTCAAGTAAGAGAATTATATCAGCAACTGATTATGGGGACAAGTTTGAATACAGTGAAAGAACAACTTCAAACAGAAATTGATTGGAAACAGACTCTAATGAATATTGGGAGTTTTGCTTGGAAAGAAAGTCAACAGGGAAATTTTGTATTAACAAATGTGGGTAATAATCCGTTGGTAATAAGTAATGTTGTGACTTCTTGCAATTGTACGAAAGTGGACTATTCACATTCGCCTATTTTTAGTAACGAAAGTGATACTTTGACAGTAATATATAATGCCGAACATCCTGGATACTTTGAAAAAACAATAACAATATATTGCAACGCCGAAGGATCTCCATTTAAATTGAAAATAAAGGGGGAAGCCCGATAA
- a CDS encoding efflux RND transporter permease subunit — translation MIKFLIQRPIAVLMAFIACFIIGLVTYSTLPISLLPDIAIPEITVQVSAANTSARELENTIVKPLRSQLIQVSTLKDIHSESRDGAGIIRLSFEFGTNTDLAFIEVNEKIDAAMNYLPKETERPKVVKASATDIPVFYLNLTLKNDSTYSTTGQQSFLDLCEFAESVIKRRIEQLEEVAMVDVTGLVERQVQIVPDEDRLAMMGLSIEDIESALAANNVEPGSMTVRDGYYEYNIKFSTLLRTAEDVENIYLRKGDRIVQLKDFCQVNIVPVKEKGVSLSNGKRAVTLAVIKQADENMDKMKQSLVNTMNYFQRVYPDIDFSISRNQTELLDYTISNLQQNLSLGFLFICLVAVLFLGDVKSPLVIGLSMVVSIVISFVFFYLCHISLNIISLAGLILALGMMIDSSIIVTENISQYRERGYSLRRACITGTSEVVTPMLSSSLTTIAVFAPLIFMSGIAGAIFYDQAFSVTVGLMVSYFTGIMLLPVLYLLVYRAGIHTRKRKWLSFKFNNLIKDHTLDRFYDAGVDWVFSHKTFSILFCIVSIPLCVFLFFFIDKQRMPDIEENELIVRIDWNENIHVDENRRRVNELFKELDGQSLEQTASVGRQDFILNRERELSSSEAELYFRTEASTGIASLEQEIYRRLKERYPLSVISFSPPETVFEKLFVTGDPDIVAEFYARNRAQAPDAEMVRKVERELAEETGINPTGIAFENQLNLSISKEKLLLYRVSYNELYRILKTAFRENSVTMLHSYQQYLPINISGNEKTVNRVLQETLIQTQPDGKGNVEYIPLWELVRVTPAEDLKSITSGRNGEFVPFDFYGVRDAGRLIKDVKRVAEETGEWDTGFSGSFFSNREMLDELVVILMISLLLMYFILAAQFESFLQPLLVLAEIPIDVAFALLLLWLCGHTLNLMSAIGMIVTCGIVINDSILKLDAINELRKAGVSLLEAIHEAGRRRLRPIIMTSLTTIFAMVPLLFSSDMGSELQKPLSIAMIGTMLVGTAVSLFIIPLLYWFIYRNKKVQTQINAD, via the coding sequence ATGATAAAATTTTTAATCCAGCGTCCTATCGCCGTGTTGATGGCGTTCATCGCTTGTTTCATTATCGGGCTGGTGACCTATTCTACCCTGCCCATATCGCTGCTTCCGGATATCGCCATTCCGGAAATCACCGTACAGGTTTCTGCAGCCAATACATCCGCCCGTGAACTGGAAAATACGATTGTGAAACCTTTGCGCAGCCAACTGATTCAGGTTTCGACATTGAAGGACATTCATAGTGAATCGAGGGACGGGGCAGGTATCATCCGTCTGTCTTTTGAGTTCGGCACCAATACGGATCTCGCCTTTATCGAGGTCAATGAGAAAATAGACGCCGCGATGAACTATCTTCCCAAAGAGACGGAACGTCCGAAAGTCGTCAAGGCGAGCGCAACGGATATTCCCGTGTTTTACCTGAACCTGACTTTGAAGAATGACAGTACATACAGTACCACGGGACAACAGTCTTTCCTTGACTTGTGCGAGTTTGCCGAATCGGTTATCAAGCGCAGGATAGAGCAGCTCGAGGAAGTGGCTATGGTGGATGTGACCGGGCTGGTGGAACGTCAGGTGCAGATTGTGCCCGATGAGGACAGGCTGGCTATGATGGGACTTTCCATCGAGGATATTGAATCGGCTTTGGCTGCCAATAACGTGGAACCGGGCAGCATGACGGTACGTGACGGATACTATGAATATAATATCAAATTCTCGACATTGCTGCGCACGGCGGAGGATGTGGAGAATATCTATCTGCGTAAGGGGGACCGTATCGTACAGTTAAAGGATTTCTGTCAGGTCAATATCGTACCTGTGAAGGAAAAGGGCGTGTCCTTATCGAACGGCAAGCGTGCGGTGACGCTGGCAGTCATCAAGCAGGCGGACGAGAATATGGACAAGATGAAGCAGTCTCTGGTAAATACTATGAATTACTTCCAGCGGGTATATCCGGACATTGATTTCAGTATCAGCCGTAACCAGACGGAACTGCTCGACTACACGATTTCCAATCTGCAGCAGAATCTTTCTTTAGGCTTTCTGTTTATCTGTCTGGTAGCAGTCCTGTTTCTGGGTGATGTGAAATCCCCGCTGGTCATCGGGCTCAGCATGGTGGTCTCCATCGTCATCAGTTTCGTATTCTTCTACCTTTGCCATATATCACTGAACATCATCTCCCTTGCAGGGTTGATTCTGGCTTTGGGAATGATGATTGACAGTTCGATTATCGTGACTGAAAACATCTCGCAATACCGGGAACGGGGATATTCTTTGCGTCGTGCCTGTATCACGGGAACGAGTGAGGTGGTGACTCCCATGTTGAGTTCCTCCTTGACTACTATTGCCGTATTCGCTCCGTTGATTTTTATGAGCGGCATTGCAGGAGCTATCTTTTATGATCAGGCTTTCTCTGTCACGGTAGGGTTGATGGTCTCTTATTTTACGGGAATCATGCTTCTTCCGGTGCTTTATTTGCTGGTTTATCGGGCAGGTATTCATACCCGGAAAAGGAAATGGCTTTCCTTTAAATTCAACAATCTGATAAAAGACCATACGCTGGACCGTTTCTATGATGCCGGAGTCGACTGGGTATTCTCCCATAAAACGTTCAGCATACTATTCTGTATCGTTTCCATTCCGCTCTGTGTATTTCTCTTTTTCTTTATAGATAAGCAACGGATGCCTGACATAGAAGAGAATGAATTGATTGTCCGCATCGATTGGAATGAGAATATTCACGTGGATGAAAATAGGAGGCGTGTGAATGAACTTTTTAAGGAACTGGACGGTCAGTCTTTGGAACAGACGGCTTCTGTCGGCAGGCAGGACTTTATCCTGAATCGGGAGAGGGAACTTTCATCTTCCGAAGCGGAACTTTATTTCCGGACGGAGGCTTCCACAGGAATTGCCTCTTTGGAACAGGAGATATACCGGAGGCTGAAAGAACGCTATCCGCTTTCCGTCATTTCTTTCTCTCCTCCTGAAACGGTGTTTGAGAAGCTTTTTGTAACGGGCGATCCGGATATCGTAGCCGAATTTTATGCCCGCAACAGGGCACAGGCACCGGATGCGGAAATGGTTCGCAAAGTGGAACGGGAACTGGCGGAAGAAACCGGAATCAACCCTACTGGCATCGCCTTTGAGAACCAGTTGAACCTGAGCATCAGCAAGGAAAAACTGCTGCTCTACCGTGTTTCTTATAACGAACTGTACCGTATACTGAAAACCGCTTTCCGTGAAAACAGCGTGACCATGCTGCACTCCTACCAGCAGTATCTTCCGATTAATATTTCGGGGAATGAGAAGACGGTGAACAGGGTATTGCAGGAGACACTAATACAGACACAGCCGGATGGCAAAGGGAATGTGGAATATATTCCTCTTTGGGAGCTGGTGAGGGTGACTCCTGCCGAGGACTTGAAAAGTATCACTTCCGGGCGTAACGGGGAGTTTGTACCTTTCGACTTTTACGGGGTGCGGGATGCGGGCAGGCTGATAAAGGATGTGAAGCGGGTAGCGGAGGAAACGGGAGAGTGGGACACGGGCTTTTCCGGCAGCTTCTTCTCAAATCGGGAAATGCTGGATGAACTGGTAGTGATACTTATGATTTCACTGTTGCTGATGTATTTTATTCTTGCGGCACAGTTCGAGAGCTTTCTACAGCCTTTGCTTGTTCTGGCGGAGATTCCGATAGATGTGGCATTCGCGTTGTTGCTGCTTTGGCTTTGCGGGCATACACTGAATCTGATGTCTGCTATCGGAATGATCGTCACCTGTGGTATTGTAATCAATGACTCTATTCTGAAGCTGGATGCCATCAATGAACTGCGTAAGGCGGGTGTTTCCTTGTTGGAAGCCATCCATGAAGCCGGACGCAGACGTCTGCGTCCCATTATCATGACTTCGCTGACTACCATCTTTGCGATGGTGCCTTTGTTGTTTTCCTCGGATATGGGGTCGGAACTGCAAAAGCCGTTGTCCATTGCCATGATAGGGACGATGTTGGTTGGTACGGCAGTGAGTCTGTTTATCATACCGTTGCTTTATTGGTTTATTTACAGGAATAAGAAGGTTCAAACGCAGATTAACGCGGATTGA
- a CDS encoding 6-bladed beta-propeller produces MFVLRIKPYYWIIGILLGFIFSCSGKTRLTHHAKSLVIDWDAVNIKDSFLYSTVFDSVQVIMLNNDSVLLGGIDRMQSYEDEMFVLDSQKAKGLFVFGKDGRFIRRIGNIGDAPGEYRDCSDFTINEHSEEAYIYDSHKKSIYVYSVKSGIYKRCIKIKEGNQIQRIYCVNNRLYAVNTYFYPLHDKDKYHILKQLNIDNGAVMAQWMDAEEYNKGWKDEFLHTNLFYPISGDRVLFSFGLSDSVMCLSQGKLYPFLGFYGKNTVKNADIKEQEKDAYVNPQMRADMKIDIHMRLGKQNKIIAIADIFEKDDILYLDCYSWQKKKLQCNLKTHEAYLFTNTVDDILYSICPKNHTLPSFLSSGENGVYYMVATDFLPELKYFASENNTISQKVKNRKVLKEINEESNPVILYYEYK; encoded by the coding sequence ATGTTTGTTTTAAGAATTAAGCCCTATTATTGGATAATCGGTATTTTATTGGGCTTTATCTTTTCATGTTCAGGAAAAACACGATTGACCCATCATGCAAAATCATTAGTTATTGATTGGGATGCTGTCAATATTAAAGATTCTTTTCTATATTCGACTGTATTTGATTCAGTTCAAGTAATTATGTTGAATAATGATAGTGTGTTACTTGGAGGTATTGATAGAATGCAATCTTATGAAGATGAGATGTTTGTTTTAGACTCACAGAAAGCTAAAGGGCTTTTTGTCTTTGGCAAGGATGGACGCTTTATAAGAAGAATTGGTAATATTGGGGATGCTCCTGGAGAATATAGAGACTGTAGTGACTTTACGATAAACGAGCATTCTGAAGAAGCATATATATATGATAGTCATAAGAAAAGTATTTATGTATATTCAGTAAAAAGCGGTATATATAAAAGATGCATTAAAATAAAGGAAGGCAATCAGATACAAAGAATTTATTGTGTAAATAATCGATTATATGCAGTAAATACCTATTTTTATCCATTGCATGATAAAGACAAGTATCATATATTGAAGCAGCTTAATATTGATAACGGTGCGGTAATGGCTCAATGGATGGATGCGGAAGAGTATAATAAAGGTTGGAAAGATGAATTCTTACATACTAATTTGTTTTATCCTATATCAGGGGATAGAGTTTTGTTTTCTTTCGGACTTTCAGATTCTGTAATGTGCCTTTCTCAAGGGAAACTATATCCTTTTCTTGGTTTTTATGGCAAGAACACAGTGAAGAATGCAGATATTAAAGAACAGGAAAAGGATGCCTATGTAAATCCTCAAATGAGGGCTGATATGAAGATTGATATACATATGAGACTAGGAAAACAAAATAAAATAATTGCTATTGCAGATATATTTGAAAAAGATGATATTTTGTACTTGGACTGCTATTCGTGGCAGAAGAAAAAGTTGCAGTGTAATTTAAAAACTCATGAGGCTTATTTGTTTACTAACACTGTGGATGATATTCTGTATTCTATTTGTCCGAAGAACCATACGTTACCATCTTTTTTATCATCAGGAGAAAATGGAGTATATTATATGGTAGCAACTGATTTTTTACCGGAATTGAAATATTTTGCTTCAGAGAATAATACAATATCTCAAAAAGTGAAAAATCGAAAAGTATTGAAAGAAATAAACGAAGAATCAAATCCTGTAATATTATATTATGAATATAAATAA
- a CDS encoding efflux RND transporter periplasmic adaptor subunit — MKEYNCIWLLLCCLACGGTTSCFNKKSNTEKEEQGVSTVLPDAKNEVTVQVMKRQSFNHELVSNGKVNARNKADLRFETSEVIAHIYVKNGDRVHKGQKLAELDRFRLEQKLSQSEDALLRAELEMKDVLIGQGYSVDDFSNVPADIMKIAKVKSGYDQSKSQYELAKRETEHATLVAPFDGVVANLFSKPYNPANTSEVFCTILDTRGMEAEFTVLENELAFIKKGDKVMVLPYAGGDSFEGSVSEINPLVDTNGMVKVKADVNGEGRLFSGMNVRVSVRRSLSEQLVIPKTAVVLRSGKQVVFTLKEGKAMWNYVHTGLENATEYIVSDKSQKGIENGLLEGDTVIVTGNLNLAHEAEVTVSD; from the coding sequence ATGAAAGAATACAATTGTATATGGTTACTGTTATGTTGTTTGGCCTGCGGAGGAACAACCTCCTGCTTTAACAAGAAAAGCAATACGGAAAAGGAAGAGCAAGGAGTTTCCACCGTTCTTCCTGATGCAAAAAATGAGGTAACCGTCCAAGTCATGAAACGGCAGAGTTTTAATCATGAGTTGGTAAGCAACGGTAAGGTGAATGCTCGCAATAAAGCCGATTTGCGTTTTGAAACCAGTGAAGTCATCGCTCATATCTATGTGAAGAATGGCGACCGAGTACATAAAGGGCAGAAACTGGCGGAGTTGGACAGATTCCGTTTGGAGCAGAAGCTGTCCCAGTCGGAGGATGCTTTGTTGAGAGCCGAACTGGAGATGAAAGACGTACTGATAGGGCAGGGATATTCTGTTGATGATTTCAGTAACGTTCCGGCGGATATAATGAAGATTGCCAAAGTGAAAAGCGGGTATGACCAGTCGAAATCCCAGTACGAACTGGCAAAAAGGGAGACGGAGCATGCTACGCTGGTCGCTCCTTTTGACGGGGTGGTGGCCAATCTTTTTTCAAAGCCTTATAACCCGGCCAATACCTCGGAAGTGTTCTGTACTATTCTTGATACCAGAGGTATGGAGGCCGAATTTACCGTATTGGAGAATGAGCTTGCTTTTATAAAGAAAGGTGATAAGGTAATGGTGCTTCCCTATGCCGGAGGGGATTCGTTTGAAGGCAGCGTATCTGAAATCAATCCGTTGGTGGATACGAACGGGATGGTAAAGGTGAAAGCTGACGTGAACGGTGAAGGCAGGCTGTTCAGTGGTATGAACGTAAGGGTTAGTGTCAGAAGAAGCCTGAGTGAACAGTTGGTGATTCCCAAGACGGCTGTGGTGTTACGCTCCGGCAAGCAGGTGGTTTTTACATTGAAAGAGGGCAAGGCCATGTGGAACTATGTGCATACGGGACTGGAGAATGCTACGGAATATATCGTTTCTGATAAATCTCAGAAAGGCATTGAAAATGGCCTGCTGGAAGGAGATACGGTCATTGTGACCGGAAATCTGAATCTGGCGCATGAAGCGGAAGTAACGGTTAGTGATTAA
- a CDS encoding efflux RND transporter permease subunit: MVQGIGSDIKKSSKASAFTLIVAFVCVALVGLALVPLLPVKLNPSRTLPGFTVRFSMPGTSARVVEMTATSKLEAMLARVKGIRGISSTSGNGWGSVSVKLDKHVDVAVARFEASTIIRQTWPELPDGVSYPYIQMQSPGQSSQSPFMTFTINAPATPVLIQQYVEEHIKTRLAQLPGIYKINLSGATPMEWRLEYDSEQLRTLGISTDDIREAVRLHYQKEFMGTYDVEQGTSGRQWIRLALVPESESRDFDAGRIQVKMKDGRIIGLDELVKVARVEEQPQSYYRINGLNSIYLSVVAEETANQLALSKKVKEYIDGIRSFLPVGYEIHTSYDATEFIREELSKIYLRTGVTVAILLLFVLLITFSPKYLFLIVVSLSVNMAIAVIFYYAFGLEMQLYSLAGITVSLNLVIDNTIVMSDHYLRRGNRKAFMSVLAATLTTIGALVIIFFLDEKIRLNLQDFAAVVIINLGVSLLVALFFVPSLIDKIGLERRKKTSFLKPGRRMESVRSFMRIRSKVRRVPVYFSRFYGWLIRILCRWRVAVCILLLLAFGLPVFLLPEKMKGDGRWAEAYNKTLGTSTYKEKVKPLVDKVLGGTLRLFVQKVYEGSYFTHNEEVVLHANANLPNGSTLEQMNTLIKKMETYLSGFKEIRQFQTSVESARRASIHIYFTKEHQKSGFPYTLKASMIGKALQLGGGDWSIYGLQDQGFSNNVRENAGSFRVKMYGYNYDELYAQAEKLKEKLLSHRRIREVTIGSDFSWWKDDYMEFYFNLDKQRMAEEGIGAGRLFSAIRPVYGRNMEIGSVVTEEGTEKIKLSSRQSEERDVWAMQYYPFEAGGKEYKLSELATVEKGQMPQEVAKENQQYRLCLQYEYIGSSEQGSKVLEKDLEEFNEILPMGYTAQSEDNNWSWGGKDNKQYRLLLIVIAIIFFITSILFNSLKQPLAIIFVIPVSYIGVFLTFYWFKLNFDQGGFASFVLLCGITVNASIYILNEYNSIRKRFPRLSPLRAYVKAWNTKVIPIFLTVASTILGFIPFMVGAEKEGFWFPLAAGTIGGLIMSVIGVFVFLPVLTLKKKKGN; encoded by the coding sequence ATGGTACAAGGTATAGGTTCTGACATAAAAAAGTCTTCAAAGGCTTCCGCTTTTACGCTGATTGTGGCTTTTGTTTGTGTGGCGTTGGTCGGGCTGGCGCTGGTTCCGCTATTGCCTGTCAAACTGAACCCGTCACGGACGTTGCCCGGCTTCACGGTGCGTTTCAGCATGCCCGGCACCTCAGCGCGTGTGGTGGAGATGACGGCTACCAGCAAGTTGGAGGCGATGCTTGCCCGCGTGAAGGGGATTCGGGGAATTTCTTCTACGTCAGGGAATGGATGGGGAAGCGTCAGCGTGAAGCTGGATAAACATGTGGATGTGGCGGTCGCCCGTTTTGAGGCTTCTACCATTATCCGCCAAACGTGGCCGGAGCTGCCGGACGGGGTGAGCTATCCGTATATTCAGATGCAGAGTCCCGGACAGAGTAGCCAGTCTCCTTTCATGACGTTTACGATTAATGCACCCGCTACGCCTGTGTTGATTCAGCAATATGTCGAGGAACATATAAAGACGCGTCTGGCGCAACTTCCGGGAATTTATAAGATTAACCTTAGCGGAGCTACTCCGATGGAGTGGCGGTTGGAGTATGACTCGGAACAGTTGCGTACGCTTGGGATAAGTACGGATGATATCCGTGAGGCGGTCCGGTTGCACTATCAGAAAGAATTCATGGGTACATACGATGTGGAGCAGGGGACTTCGGGCAGGCAGTGGATACGCTTGGCACTGGTTCCTGAATCTGAAAGCCGGGATTTTGATGCGGGGCGGATACAGGTAAAGATGAAGGATGGGAGAATAATCGGTTTGGATGAACTGGTGAAGGTCGCCCGTGTGGAAGAGCAGCCGCAGAGTTATTACCGGATTAACGGACTGAACTCGATTTACTTGTCTGTCGTGGCGGAAGAAACGGCTAACCAGTTGGCATTGAGTAAGAAGGTGAAAGAGTATATAGACGGTATACGGTCGTTTCTTCCGGTGGGGTATGAAATTCATACCAGTTATGATGCGACGGAGTTTATCCGGGAAGAGTTAAGCAAGATTTATCTGCGTACGGGAGTGACGGTAGCCATTCTGCTTCTGTTTGTATTGCTGATTACTTTCAGTCCCAAATACCTGTTTCTGATTGTAGTCAGCCTGTCTGTCAATATGGCGATAGCCGTTATTTTCTATTATGCGTTCGGATTGGAGATGCAGTTGTACTCTTTGGCGGGTATCACTGTCTCACTGAATCTTGTGATTGACAATACCATTGTGATGAGCGACCATTATCTGCGGCGCGGAAACCGGAAGGCGTTCATGTCTGTGTTGGCAGCTACATTGACGACGATAGGTGCATTGGTCATTATCTTCTTCCTGGATGAGAAGATACGACTCAATTTGCAGGACTTTGCTGCTGTGGTAATTATTAATCTGGGAGTTTCATTGCTGGTTGCTCTGTTTTTTGTCCCTTCCCTGATTGACAAAATCGGACTGGAACGGCGGAAGAAAACATCTTTCTTAAAGCCGGGAAGGCGGATGGAGAGCGTGCGTTCCTTTATGCGGATACGTTCGAAAGTGCGGCGTGTTCCGGTTTATTTCAGCCGTTTCTACGGGTGGCTGATACGGATTCTCTGTCGTTGGCGGGTGGCTGTCTGCATTCTGTTATTATTGGCTTTCGGATTGCCGGTATTCCTGTTGCCGGAAAAGATGAAAGGGGATGGCAGGTGGGCGGAAGCATATAATAAGACGTTGGGGACTTCTACTTATAAGGAAAAGGTAAAACCGTTGGTGGACAAGGTGTTAGGTGGAACGTTAAGGCTGTTTGTACAAAAAGTATATGAGGGGAGTTACTTTACCCACAATGAAGAGGTGGTGCTCCATGCCAATGCCAATCTGCCGAATGGTAGCACACTGGAACAGATGAACACACTCATCAAGAAGATGGAGACCTATTTGAGCGGGTTTAAGGAAATCAGGCAGTTCCAGACGTCTGTGGAAAGTGCCCGTAGGGCATCCATTCATATTTATTTCACGAAGGAACATCAGAAAAGCGGATTCCCTTATACATTGAAAGCCAGTATGATCGGTAAGGCGCTTCAACTGGGCGGTGGTGACTGGAGTATATACGGATTGCAGGATCAGGGATTCAGTAATAATGTACGTGAGAATGCGGGCTCTTTCCGGGTGAAGATGTATGGGTACAATTATGATGAATTATATGCACAGGCAGAAAAGTTGAAAGAAAAGCTGTTGTCCCACCGCCGTATCCGGGAAGTGACCATCGGTTCCGATTTCTCCTGGTGGAAGGATGATTATATGGAATTCTATTTCAATCTGGATAAACAACGGATGGCAGAGGAAGGGATTGGAGCCGGGAGGTTGTTTTCTGCTATTCGTCCGGTATACGGGCGGAATATGGAAATCGGTTCGGTGGTTACGGAAGAGGGCACGGAAAAGATAAAACTTTCTTCGCGGCAGTCGGAAGAGAGGGATGTGTGGGCGATGCAGTATTATCCTTTTGAGGCGGGTGGTAAGGAATATAAGCTTTCGGAACTGGCAACGGTGGAAAAAGGACAGATGCCGCAGGAAGTGGCGAAGGAGAACCAGCAGTACCGGCTATGCCTGCAATATGAGTATATCGGCTCTTCGGAGCAGGGAAGTAAAGTGTTGGAAAAGGATTTAGAAGAGTTTAACGAGATTCTGCCGATGGGATATACAGCCCAATCGGAGGATAATAACTGGTCGTGGGGAGGAAAGGACAACAAGCAGTATCGCCTGCTCCTGATAGTAATTGCTATCATTTTCTTTATCACAAGTATCCTGTTTAATTCTCTGAAACAGCCGTTGGCAATAATCTTTGTGATTCCGGTATCCTATATCGGTGTGTTCCTTACATTCTACTGGTTCAAACTGAACTTCGACCAAGGCGGTTTTGCTTCTTTTGTCCTGCTCTGCGGTATTACTGTGAATGCAAGTATTTATATCCTGAATGAATATAATTCTATCCGCAAGCGTTTCCCGCGTCTTTCACCGCTCCGGGCTTACGTGAAAGCCTGGAACACGAAAGTGATTCCTATTTTTCTGACGGTGGCTTCCACTATCCTGGGTTTTATCCCTTTCATGGTGGGCGCAGAGAAAGAAGGTTTCTGGTTTCCATTGGCGGCAGGTACTATCGGGGGATTGATAATGTCTGTAATCGGGGTGTTTGTTTTCCTGCCGGTGCTGACGTTGAAGAAGAAGAAAGGGAATTAG